The Ignavibacteriales bacterium genome contains the following window.
TTCGGTGGAATAAGAGTGATATTAGGCGTTCATATGATAATGTTTTAATATTTTTTCGCCAATGGATTCTCCTCTAACATCTGAATCAAAGAACCTTTCAATTGATTTTTCATTTATCGGAGGAACGATATTAATATTTCATTTCATGGGTGCTGGCGCTCCATCATCCTGGAATTGGGGCTTTCATCATTTCGGTTTTCTAAATATTATGTTTGTTGTTGTCGGATGGTTGATGATGACGGTTTCTTTGCTTCCATCGATTCAGCAAAAAATAATTTATCGATTGGATAATACAATAAAACAGTTCAGTTCTCTTTCAAGGTTTTATCGTAGATTGATATTAACCACGATATTTTTTTTATTCGCATTGATTTGCTGGATGGTAAAAGAAAAAATATTTCTCCTTGGAGATGGCTATCTGATGCTTAGGATATTGCCGACGCTTCAAAATGTGAGCGATCATTATTTCACCAGAAACGAACCTCTTCCATTTATTTTGGTCGGAAAGTTGTGGCAATTTCTGCGCGCATTCAGCCCGTCAATTATTCCGGAAATCCCATTCATAATAATCAGTATATTAAGCGGGTTGATATCATTATTCTTTATTTGGTCTATTGCCAAAATCATTACATCAGATTTTGTTACCCGTTTATTATTAGCTTTATTCTTCTTCGCATCGGGTGGGACACAATTGTTTTTCGGTTATGTGGAAAACTATTCTCTCCTATATTTGTTTATGCTATTGTTCCTCTGGAGCTCGCTTAAATATTTGGAAAATGAAATTGATTTGCTTTATCCGTCGGTCGTTTACGGTTTTCTTTTTGTCTCTCATTTCGGTGTATTTATTATTGCTCCGGCATTAATCGTTCTTTATTATCATTCTTATAGAGCGAATAAAATAAAAGAAATTGTCACCTCAATTGGCGCTACAATAATCACCATCGCTGCTCTCCTTTGGTTGTTTGGTTATTCGTCCAAAATATTTACCGATCAACTTTTTCAGAGTTCAAACCGGTTTATTCAATTCACATCTGGTCAGGATTATCAATTTATCAGTTGGGGGCATTTAATCAATAATATCAATATTCAGATATTGATTTCTCCTTTTGCTCTTATTACCGTTATCATATTATTACCTTCTCTTTTAAAACAGATATTCAAAGGTGATAGAATAATTTTGTTTTTATCGGTGATAGCGGCAGGCGGAATTGTTTTTACTGCTGTTCTTAATTTTAGAATCGGGATGAGTCGCGATTGGGATTTGATCGCTCCTTTCTTGCTCGGAATAATTGTTTTAGCGGGATACGCATGGAACAAAATTGAATTTGATCATACCGAAAAAAATAAATTGCTAACAATGATTGTTATAATTTCAATAATTCATACTGCTGCCTGGATTTCGGTTAATGCTAACGAAAGCGCATCGTTGAAAAGATTCGAAACTCTATCGGATTCACGATTCTGGAGTAAAGAAGCGATGCTTGCAGGATATGAAGAACTAGCGATTTATCATCGCGGTAGAATGGACGGGGAAAATTCGCTCAAATATTATAAAAAATATATACAAATTGATTCGTCAAACACAAGGATTCTGCAGGGGATAGCACACGTTTACTTCTTGATGAATAATACAGAAGAAGAGATGAAGTTCCTAGAAAAAGCTGTTATGGCGGGGGCAAAAAATTGGGATTTATTCCAAAGACTTGGTGAAGCGAATTTTGAGACCAAACAATATTCGAAAGCCGTTTCATATTTTCTGTGTGCCATCTCGATCGACAATAACAATCCCGCTTCTTATTTAAGTGCGGGGCTCGCGTTCAGAGCGATGAACGACAGCGTGAATATGAAAATATACATTAAATCATATTTAAACATGAATCCGAATACACCTGATAGATCAGCAGTGCAAAAATTAATTCAGGAAAAATAAAGATAATCATTGTGTAGTTGTTTTTATTCAGAAAGGATTTATCATGAAAACATTTTTCTTTCTTTTAATGATTTGTTTTGTCCCACACGCGATAATTGCGCAGACCGATGTTGATATACTAGCAACTTCACTCGATTCGCTTGGAATATTATCTTACAACAATTGGAAAGTCAGTGCCGATTTGAAAATTCCTGTAGTCGGAGATCCGACCAAACAAGAATTTAACGATTCACAATGGGGAAACTATAAACTGAATGATCGACTCACTTTCGATTCATGTTGGTTTCGAAAAGAAATTGTGATACCGGAAAATATTCTCGGTCAAACGGTTTCGGGATCGATTAAAATTATCGTTTCGGTGGATGATTACGGATATCTCTGGGTGAACGGTGAAGGTAAAGGATATTTTCCGTGGGATGGTGATTTTGAGTTGACCAATGATGCAAAGCCGGGACAGAAGTTTTTAATTGCGATAAAAGCAATCAATACAGGCGGACCACTTCGTCTCATAAGAGCATATGCAGAATCGAAACAGTCTGAAGAAATCAGTAAAACAATAAAAGATTTTATGCTGAGTATGAAAGTTGGACAAAAACTTCTGAGTTTCGATACCTATCAAACAAACGCGAGGAGAAAACAAGATCCGGGCACCGATAAGTCAGTGATGGTTCGTGAAGAAAAAATCAAACTGAACACTCTTTTGCAAAAACTTGCCGCTGATGTCGATGTTCAATCGCTTGCCGCAGGTTCTCTGCAAAAATTCATTCAATCACTCGATAAAGTAAAATCGCAATTAAAACCTATAGGTGAATTCGCAAAACGATACACGTTGTTCTTCGATGCGAATGCGCATATTGATGCCGCTTGGTTGTGGCGTGAGAGAGAAACAATAGAAGTCTGTAAAAATACTTTTACATCTGTGTTAAATATGATGGATGCACGACCCGATTTTACATTCACACAAAGTTCAGCCTCATACTATGACTGGATGGAGAAACTTTATCCTGAAGTTTACAAAAGAATAGTTCCGCGTGTTAAAGATGGTCGGTGGGAAATTATAGGCGGTATGTGGATTGAACCCGATTGCAACCTGCCAAGCGGGGAATCGTGGGCGCGGCAATTACTTTATGCAAAAAAATATTTTAAAGAGAAATTTGGAGTTGATGTTAAAATCGGTTGGAATCCCGATTCGTTCGGCTACAATTGGAATATGCCGATGTTTTATATAAATGCCGGTATTGACGCGTTCGTGACGCAAAAGATCGGCTGGAACGAGACAAATGTTTTCCCATACCGTGCGTTTTGGTGGGAAAGTCCCGATGGCTCTCGAGTGCTGAGTTATTTTCCGTTCGATTATGTGAACACTGTCGACGATCCTCATCGCTTGGTAGATTGGGTGCGGCAGTTCGACGCGAATACAGGATTCACGAAGATGATGATTCTCTTCGGCGTCGGCGATCATGGCGGTGGACCAACTGACGATATGATTGATCGCATTGAAAGATTGAAGAAGCTCGATATTTATCCGACGATAGAATACGGAACAACGACTCAATATCTTGATTGGCTGAAAAGACAAAATTTATCTACTCTTCCTGTTTGGAAAGATGAATTGTACCTCGAATATCACCAGGGAACATTTACTACTCAGGCGAATAGCAAAGAGTGGAACCGCAAAAGCGAAGTGCTGTTGACCAATGCGGAAAAGTTTTCTTCTCTTGCTTCTTTGTACGGACGAAATTATAATTCCGTTGATATTGAAGATGCATGGAAGAATGTTCTCTTCAACCAATTCCACGACATTCTTCCCGGATCGAGCATACGCGAAGTTTATATTGATTCACCTGAAAGATACAAATTGGCAGATGCAACAGGATCGTACGAATTAGAAAAATCTCTCGGTTATATTTCAAAACAAATCAATACAGCCAAAGTGAAAGGCAAACCGGTTGTTGTTTTTAATCCACTTTCGTGGACGCGGTCGGATGTTGTTTCGCTTGATCTGCCTGAAGGCGATGATAATAATTACGCTGTTACTGAGATACCAGGAAAAGAAATAGAATCTCAGATTATCCAAAAAGAAAAATATCATCGAACTATACTTTTTAAAGCCACAGATGTTCCATCTTTGGGATATAAAACTTTTTCACTGGTAAAAAATAAAATCATTAAAGAAAATAAAATTGCAAATTCTAATTATATAATTGAAAATGAATTCTTCATCGTTAAGATTGATGATGCAACGGGATGGTTGAAGAGTATTATAGACAAGCGGAACGGAAGAGAGTTAATGTCAGGATCCGGGAATGAACTGCAAATGTTGGAAGATAAACCTGCGGCTTGGGATGCGTGGAATGTTGGTTTAACGGGGGTTCAATATCCTACAAAATTGAGAAAAATAGAATGGATTGAAAATGGTCCGGTGCAGAAAACCATCAGAGTTACACGCGATTATCTGAAGCCGGGAGTTAAAAAAGAATATCCGGCAGCGGAATATCCGAATTCATTTTTTACACAGGATATATCGCTGCACAATGGCATTGATCGAATTGATTTTACAACAAACGTAGATTGGTGGGAAGAAAAAACCATGCTCAAGGTTGCTTTCCCGGTCAACGTTCAAAGTAAAATTGCGACTTATGAAATTCCATATGGAACGGTACGACGTTCAACCGAGTGGCGGAACAGTTTAGACAGCGCGAAAGTGGAAGTTCCCGCATCCCGCTGGGCAGATTTATCTCAGTCCGATTACGGTATTAGCTTGCTTAACAATTCAAAATATGGATACGATATTAAAGGAAACGTAATTCGGCTTTCACTTCTTCGCTCACCAGTCTGGCCCGATCCGACTGCGGACAGAGGAAAACATTCCATCCAATACTCGCTTTATCCTCACGCAGGAAAATGGGAAGATGCAAAAACAGTACAGCGCGGGTATGAATATAACACTCCGATGATTGCAGTGATAACTGAAAAACAAAATGGAAAACTATCAACTGAACAAGCACTTGTTAAAATATCACCGGACAATCTTATTCTTACAAGCATAAAAAAAGCGGAAGGTGCGGAGGCTTGGATTTATCAGTGGTACGATGCAATAGGCGCAGAATCGGAAGCAACATTGACATTACAGAAGAGTCCTAAAAAAGCTGTTGTCTCTAATTTCATGGAAGAAAATGGTGACGTCATACCGGTTAGCGGAAACAGCATAAAAGTGCCGACAAAAAAACATGGTGTTGTAACAATCAAAGTATATTACCGTTGAATAAAAAGAATTAAAGGATCATCATGTTTAAAATAATTGTATTTATCGTTCTCATAATTTTACCGAATTATATGTTTTCACAAATTAAAACACGCGAATTGCTGCCGGGAAAAATAAACGGATGGGAAATGTCGGACACGGCAAGATACTATTCCGGCGAAGAAATATTTGATTATATGGATGGAGCGGGTGAAATATACCGCTCCTACAATTTTCAAAATCTAACTGTCCAGCGGTATGCTTGTCAGGGCAATGAAGAAATTCTGGTTGAAATATTCGATATGGGTTCGGCACGGAATGCGTACGGAGTATTTACTTATATGCAGGGTCGCGGAACAGGTGTTTCAATCGGGCAGAGCGGAGAATACAAACTCGGTTTATTAACTTTCTGGAAAAATAAATATTTCGTCTGTGTCCAAATCGAAAAAGAAAACAACAAAGTATCGCAAATGGTATTTGATATCGGTAAATCAATTTCAAATGCGATACCGGGCAATGGAACAATGCCCGAAATCATCGGTTACCTACCGATAAATAAAATTGAAGAAAAAAGCATCCGGTATTTCTTCCGATATGAAATTCTGAACATACATTTTTTTGTTGCCGATAAGAATATATTGAATCTGAACGACAGCACCGATGGCGTTCTTGTAAAATTGAAGAACGATAAAAGCACTTTTTTGCTGATAAGTTATCCGGATAATGCACAGGCCGATTTAGCTTACAATAGTTTTCTCACACATTATATGCCTGATGCAAAAGAGAAGGGAGTAATTGAAACGGAAAACAAAAAGTGGACAGCCTGTTCGAAGCAGAAAAACTATTTACTCATAAATTTCGATTCACCGACAAAAGAACAAGCAGCGATTATAATTGATACATTCAAAAGGAGATTATCATGACACATATAATAACCCGGCGGGATTTTCTCCGCAAAACAGGTGCCGCGGCAATAATAGCAACAACCGGAGCGCCATTATTCGCAAATCAAACAGTTGAAAAGAAATCAAAGGTTATACTTATCCGTAACCAAAGTATTGTCGATAAAAACGGGAATGTTAACCAAAATATTTTCGGGCAGATGCTTGATGAGGCGACGGTAAAATTGTTTGATACTAAAACTTCCGATGCGGCATGGAAACAGATTTTCAAACCGGCCGATATTGTTGGTATAAAATCTAACACATGGAAGTATTTGCCCACTCCGCCTGAAGTTGAGAACACGCTAAAAGCACGACTGAAGAGTGTTGGTGTTAAAGAAGAAAATATAAGCATAGACGATCAGGGAGTGTTGAGCAATCCGGTTTTCCAAAAAGCTACCGCGCTTATCAATGCACGTGCGATGCGGGCACATCATTGGGCGGGTGTGAGCGGATGTCTGAAAAATTATATCATGTTCACTCCGGAACCGTCGGATCTTCACCCTGATTCGTGTGTTGATCTTGGAAGTTTGTTTAAACTTCCGATAGTGAAAGGTAAAACACGGCTACATGTTCTCTTAATGATGACGCCGCAATTCAATTGTTTGGGACCACATCACTTCGATAAAGAATTTATCTGGCAGTACAAGGGGATACTTGTCGGCACAGATCCGGTGGCGCTCGATGCTGTCGGTTTAAAAATAATCGAAGCGAAACGTAGACTGTATTTCAAAGAAGATTTACCGATACGTCCGGCACCGAAACATATAGCAGCGGCGGAACAGAAGCACGGTGTTGGTGTAGCAGATATGAAGAAAATCGACCTACTCAAACTCG
Protein-coding sequences here:
- a CDS encoding DUF362 domain-containing protein, encoding MTHIITRRDFLRKTGAAAIIATTGAPLFANQTVEKKSKVILIRNQSIVDKNGNVNQNIFGQMLDEATVKLFDTKTSDAAWKQIFKPADIVGIKSNTWKYLPTPPEVENTLKARLKSVGVKEENISIDDQGVLSNPVFQKATALINARAMRAHHWAGVSGCLKNYIMFTPEPSDLHPDSCVDLGSLFKLPIVKGKTRLHVLLMMTPQFNCLGPHHFDKEFIWQYKGILVGTDPVALDAVGLKIIEAKRRLYFKEDLPIRPAPKHIAAAEQKHGVGVADMKKIDLLKLGWNDGVLI